DNA sequence from the bacterium genome:
ACGCATCGTCCGTTCGGTGCGCCAACTGGAGTTGAAGAAGGCACCGTCGGTGTCCGAGACCCTGGACTGGGCGCGCACGCTGGTGCTCCTCGGCGTCGAGCACGTCGACGCCGAGACGGCTGCCGAGACGGTCCACACGCTCCTCAAGTATCGCAGCGACATCGAGAAGGCCCTGAAGGAGTTCTCCGCCGGCGACGCCCGGAGTTCCGGCCTGCCGCGCTGAGCCGCGGCGCAGGTGCTGACCGTGCGGCGGCCCGCAGCCCGGGGCCGACCGTGACGGCGCAGGCGCCCCCGACCGGAGCCGGGACCGCCGAGTCCCCGCTTCTGGCGCTGCTCGGCGGCTTCATCGCGGAGTTGCGTCGCGCCGGCCTGCCGGTGAGCCTCACCGAGCATCTCGACGCCATGGAGGCGGTGCGCCACGTCCCGCTCGACGACCGCGAGGCGTTCAAGTTCGCCCTGGCCGCCACGCTGGTCAAGCACCACGCCCACTGGCGGGCCTTCGAGACCGTCTTCGAGGTCTACTTCTCGTTGCGCGGCGCCGAGTACGAGCCCGGCGACGGTGCCTGGGCCGACGACGTGGATCCTGCCGAACTGCTGGATCCCCGCCCGGAGGGCCTGCCCGGCGGCGAGCCGCTGAGCGACGAGGATCTGGCCCGGCTGCTGTTCGCGGCGTTGCTGCGCGGCGATCAGGCGCAGCTGCGGGCGGTGGCCTGGCGGGCCGTGCAGCGCTACGCCGGCATGGAGCCGGGCCGGCCGGTGGGCGGCACCTACTACCTCTATCGCACGCTGCGCAACCTGGGGTTGGACGACCTGCTGGCGCGGCTCCTGGAGACCATCCAGCAGGAGGCCGAACGACCTCTCACGCCGCTGGAGGAGCGTCTCGAGCGCGACGAGTTGGAGTCGCGCATCGATCAACTGCGCAAGGAGGTGGAGGCCGAGATCCGGCGCCGCCTGGTGGCCGACCGCGGCCCCGAGGCGATGGCCCGGACGCTGCGCAAGCCGCTTCCCGAGGACGTGGAGTTCATGCACGCCACGCGGGAGGAGATGGAGGCACTGCGCAAGGCCATCCACCCGCTGACCCGCAAGCTGGCGGCGCGCCTGTCCCGGCGGCGGCGCCACACCCGGCGGGGCGTGCTGGACTTCCGCAGGACCATCCGGCAGTCGCTGAGCTACGGCGGCGTCCCGGCCGAGCCGCGCTTCCGCTACAAGCGCCCCGCCAAGCCCGAGATCATGGTCATCGCCGACATCAGCGGCTCGGTGGCGGCGTTCGCCCGCTTCACGCTGCACCTCGTGTACGCCATCAGCAGCCATTTCTCCAAGGTGCGCTCGTTCGTCTTCATCGACGGGCTGGACGAGGTCACGAACCTCTTCGAGACGAGCGAGGACATCACCGAGGCGGTGCACAGGGTGAACACCTCCGCGGACGTGGTGTGGGTGGACGGCCACTCCGACTACGGCCACGCCCTAGGGGTGTTCTGGGACCGCTACGGAGCGTCGGTCGGCCCGAAGACCACGGTCATGATCCTGGGCGACGCCCGCAGCAACTACCACGCCTCCGGGTCCTGGGTGATGCGCGAGCTGCACCGCAAGGCCCGGCGGGTCTTCTGGTTGAACCCCGAGCCGTGCTCGTACTGGGACACCGGCGACTCCATCATGAGCGAGTACAGCACTCACTGCGACGGCACTTTCGAGGTGCGCACGCTGCGGCATCTGGAGCGCTTCGTGGAGAAGACCTTCTAGGGCGACCGCGGCGCGCCTCTAAAATGTCCGTGTGGCCCTCGCTGTCCTGCCCGGCGTCGTGATTCGGCGGCGCATCACCGAGGTGTCGCGCCGGCTGGCGCGTTGCCGCCAGGAGTTGCTGGTGGCCGAGGAGCAGCTCGTCCACTTCAGCGACTCCGAGGCGGACGCCCATCTCCGGTCGCTGGTGTCGGAGACGCCGGTCGCCGACCGCGAGTTGCGCACCGCAGCACGCCACGCCGCGGCGATGACCGGTCACCGTGACCGCCTCCAGGCGGAGATCTCCCAGTTGGAGGAACGCCTGGACGATCTGCTGGACCGCCTCTCGAGCAGGAGGAACCCGTGACTGCTGAGCGAACCGTCGGGACGCGCACGCGCGTCCTGATCGCCGAGGACGAGGCCATCATCCGCCTGGACCTGAAAGAGACCCTCACCGCCGAGGGCTACGAGGTGGTCGCCGACAGCGGGCGCGGCGACGAGGCGCTGGCGCTGGTGCGCGAGCTGCGTCCCGATGTGGCCATCCTGGACATCAAGATGCCGGGCAACGACGGCCTCGCGGTGGCCCGAGCGATCAGCGACGAGCGTCTCTGCGCGGTGCTGGTGCTCACCGCCTTCAGCCAGCGCGAGCTGGTGGCGCAGGCCGCCCAGTCGGGCGTCCTGGCGTACCTCGTCAAGCCCTTCGCGGCCGGCGAGTTGGTGGCGGCCATCGAGATCGCCCTGGCTCGCTTCGGCGAGGCGCAAGCGCTGAAGGCCGAGGCGACCGACTATGCCGAGCAACTCCAGACCCGCAAGATCGTCGAGCGAGCCAAGGGCGTGCTCATGGACAACTACGGCTTCCGCGAGGACGACGCCTTCGCCTTCATGCGCAGCACCGCCATGAACCAGCGGCGCCCCATGCGCGCCGTGGCCGAG
Encoded proteins:
- a CDS encoding response regulator; protein product: MTAERTVGTRTRVLIAEDEAIIRLDLKETLTAEGYEVVADSGRGDEALALVRELRPDVAILDIKMPGNDGLAVARAISDERLCAVLVLTAFSQRELVAQAAQSGVLAYLVKPFAAGELVAAIEIALARFGEAQALKAEATDYAEQLQTRKIVERAKGVLMDNYGFREDDAFAFMRSTAMNQRRPMRAVAEDLLAGTLSVASKPADEGR
- a CDS encoding VWA domain-containing protein, yielding MTAQAPPTGAGTAESPLLALLGGFIAELRRAGLPVSLTEHLDAMEAVRHVPLDDREAFKFALAATLVKHHAHWRAFETVFEVYFSLRGAEYEPGDGAWADDVDPAELLDPRPEGLPGGEPLSDEDLARLLFAALLRGDQAQLRAVAWRAVQRYAGMEPGRPVGGTYYLYRTLRNLGLDDLLARLLETIQQEAERPLTPLEERLERDELESRIDQLRKEVEAEIRRRLVADRGPEAMARTLRKPLPEDVEFMHATREEMEALRKAIHPLTRKLAARLSRRRRHTRRGVLDFRRTIRQSLSYGGVPAEPRFRYKRPAKPEIMVIADISGSVAAFARFTLHLVYAISSHFSKVRSFVFIDGLDEVTNLFETSEDITEAVHRVNTSADVVWVDGHSDYGHALGVFWDRYGASVGPKTTVMILGDARSNYHASGSWVMRELHRKARRVFWLNPEPCSYWDTGDSIMSEYSTHCDGTFEVRTLRHLERFVEKTF